The following nucleotide sequence is from Triticum dicoccoides isolate Atlit2015 ecotype Zavitan chromosome 7B, WEW_v2.0, whole genome shotgun sequence.
GTTGTTGTTGGTGGTGCCCCCTGCCGGCGAAGCGAGCGCAGCTGGGCGACGACGCGACGCCGCCCCCCTGCTCCATctcccacatcacctccatgaaatcatcgaCGGCGCAGGGCAGCTCGAGCGGGCCGACGCAGCCGGCGAAGCCGTACtccttctcggcctcgtccagcaGCGCGCGGAACAGGGGGTGGTTTGCGCACCTGGCGCGCACCGCGAACCGCTCCTTGTCTGGCCCCACGAGCACGGCGAAGTACCCCGCCGGCACGGCCCACGCCGCCACCCTGCCATCGGCCGCGCGTGGCGACGCCGGGGCACTGGCGCTGCtgccagcg
It contains:
- the LOC119335986 gene encoding auxin-responsive protein SAUR40-like; the encoded protein is MKEGGQKKNILAKTLQKCRSLGHRRQPAAYGGGGAGSSASAPASPRAADGRVAAWAVPAGYFAVLVGPDKERFAVRARCANHPLFRALLDEAEKEYGFAGCVGPLELPCAVDDFMEVMWEMEQGGGVASSPSCARFAGRGHHQQQQRHGYHMLSPGTFVLAGRS